Within Oscillatoria salina IIICB1, the genomic segment GACGTTAAGAATTTTAAAACTCAATACCCGGTTGTGCTTTTACTCCTTGTTCGCGAAAAGGATGTTTTACTAAAGTCATTTCAGTAACCAAATCCGCTTGAGCAATTAATTCTGAAGGTGCGCCTCTACCAGTAAGAATAACGTGAGTATCAGTGGGTTTTTCTTCTAGTCCAGCGAGAACAGTTTGCACATCAAGGTAATTGTGTTTGAGAGCAACATTAATCTCATCTAAAAGGATCAATTTGAAGTCTGGATTGCAGATATATTCTAACGCCGTTGACCAGGCTTCAATTGCTTTTTGGGTATCTCGTTCGCGGTCTTGAGTTTCCCAAGTAAAGCCTTCTCCCATCGCGTGAAAAACGAGTTGTTCTTTCCACTGAGAGAGGACAGCTTTTTCTGCGGGTTCCCAAGCACCTTTAATAAATTGGACGATCGCCACTCGGAAACCGTGACCGAGGGAACGCATTACCATACCCAACGCAGCAGTAGTTTTTCCCTTACCATTACCAGTGTGAACGATAATCAAACCCTTTTCAACAGAGCGTTCCGCTACGCGCTGCTGTTGTACTTCCTTGCGTCGCTGCATCTTGCGCTTATATTGTTCTGAAGTCTCTATAGTCATAGAAATGGATAAATTCAGCGATCGCTATTATCCAACATCAACTAGTATTGCTAGCGATCGGGCTTTTATCTCTTACCAAAAAATTGGGTTTAAAGCCTCGCCGTTCTACGGCGACTTTGATTGAGAAGAAACTAGAACATTAGTACAATAGTTGATAGCGAGTAGAACTAAAGTCTACGCGATGAATCGCTCTAGTAGGTCGAAATCCCGGTAAGTAAGTCCGCCGGCTAAACCACTGCAAGCTTTCTTCAGAGCGAGGAGCGTACTAAATTAGCTTTTGTGATGGATGTTTGAAAGCATAAAACTAAAAAAAAGTAAGCGCAATATATGCGGCTATATGCCAACATATTGAGCGACTAGAGGCAACTTGACTATGCCTGCAAGAGTTCGATTGAGTACTTGTAAATCTCCGTCTCTTTAGAGCCCAGAGAAGTCAAAAGCAACAAATTTTGCATAAATCTTTCCATTTCAGCGAATAAAATATTGAGGTTATCTGTCTTCGTATCCTAATTTGTGGTAATACTGAAACAATTTCCTTAAGTTTCCAGTAAATAGCCCGATGGACGAACAGCTACGTCAACTCATTCAAGAGGTAGTTCTGAATACCGATGGAAGTCCACAACAAAAAGCAGCTATGAACCGCTTGTTAAAGCTTATCCCCCAATTACCCAGCGTCTACATTTCTCCCAACTCTGAGATTAATACACGAGATGCCTTTAATCGAGCTTTAGAGGGTGTTTCCACCTTTCGGGGCAATATTAGCGGAGAAAACATTCGTAAATTTGTTCAGAAAAGAAATTTGAATCTCGAAAATGTAGATCCAGAATTTCTGAGGAAATGCTTTATTCAGTGGTTTAAGATAATTCTGAAGTTCAAAAAAATAGATGTGTATCGCGAACAAGGCGAAGCATTGAGTTTAGATGTCTGTTTGGGAGACGAGCAAAGAAGCACTTTTCTTGATATTCTCCCCGCTCCCAATCCTAGTGGAATTGAGCAACTCGCTCGTCAAGAAGAAATAGAAAAAACTGAGAATTTTCAAAGAAGACTGAGGCGTTATTTGGAAGTAGATCCAGAGCAAAAGCTACGGAACTGTTTTCCTCACCAATATCCTCAAGCTAATTGTCAGGAAATCACCAAAAGGCGTTTCTTTAAAGAGCCGCCTGAAAAATGGAAAAAGCTAGCCCAAGAGTTAAATATTCCCTTGGGAACTGTGACTTCTCATTGGCAAAGAAAGTGTCAGTCTCTTTTACAAGAAATTGCTAAAAGTATTCAAGAACAAATGGAGAAAGAATAATGAATAACGCGGAAACTCCTTTTTTTATCCCACTCAAAATTAGTCAAGAATCTCGTCACTATGCCCAGCAATTTGCTCGCGAACAAGTAACCTCAGAAAAGTCCCAAGAAGTATTTTATAACACCTTGGCTGTCTGTGCTGTTTATAGTTTTTTAGAATGGATGGAATTACCCTCAAATCTTAACCAGAGTGAAAGTTGGAATTCTGTAGTCAGACGCTTTCATAATGTAGCTGATTTAGTGATATCAGGTATTGGTAAAATTGAGTGTCGTCCGGTGCTATCTGAGCAAAAACATTTTTCTTTACCACCAGAGGTGACAGAAGACAGAATCGGCTGTGTATTAGTTAAATTTGAGCCAGATTTAGAGCAAGTAAAACTATTAGGATTCATTCCCGCTACTGCTGCTAAAACTTTGCCAGAACAAATAAAAATTGAAGATTTACAACCTCTAGAAGATTTAACAGAATATTTGGATGAGTTGCAAGTAAAGCAAAATATTGTCTTTGCTCAATCAACAATAAACTTGAGTAAATGGCTAGCAAATGACTTTGGAGAAATAATTAAAGCAGGTTGGCAAACTGTACAAGAACTTTTAGATCTTGAAGAAGCAGATTTAGTTCCAGTTACTCGTTTTCGTAGTAGAGGAATTCCTCAAAATCCAGTTATTCGCTGCAAACAAATTAACTTAGGAAGACAATCAGCGAATGAGGCTGCGATCTTAATTGTTTTTGTTTGGGAACAAGACTCAGAAAACAAAGGTATACGTCTACAGTTACGTCCTTCAAAAGGACAAATGCGTTTACCCACTAATTTATTATTTAGTTTACTTGATGAATCAGGAAATCTTGTAGAAGATACAGCAGGAAAACCTGTGGAATTTAAAGCTAAAACTAACGAACCTCGCTTTGACATTTGGTTTCCTGCTAAATTAGGTGAAGGTTTTCTGGTAAAACTTGCTTTGAATAATACTACTTTTACAGAAAGTTTTTCGATTTAAACAATGGTTGTAGGTGTGGGAAGTGGAGCAATATTTAGAATCATTAACAGACAAGAACAATTTATTCACCGATCTTTAAAGATCAAAGCGAGTTAAATATTTAACTTCAGACAGATGAAGGATAAAATAAAACAAGTAATTATCGAATTTAGTCCTTTTTTGCTGTATAAATGTCATCTTCTTTTCTCCAACTTGGGCTGACGGCACTGTTAGCATTTTATGTCGCTTGGAATCTCGGAGCGAATGATGTTGCTAACTCAATGGGAACTTCGGTTGGTTCTAAAGCTTTGACGCTGCGGCAGGCGATAATTGTTGCTGGAGTGTTAGAGTTTTCTGGGGCGGTTATTTTTGGTCAAAATGTTTCTGCGACTTTAGCGACGGAAATTGTCGAACCGGAACTTTTTGCTAATACTCCGAAACTGTTATTATTGGGAATGATTGCTGTTTTGTTAGCTGCGGGTTTGTGGTTACAAATTGCGACGAGTTTCGGTTTACCAGTAGCATCATCTCATGCAGTGGTGGGCGCGATCGCCGGATTTAGTTGGGTAGCGGCTGGCTTTAATTCGGTAGACTGGAGCAATATTGGCAGTATTACCTCGGCTTGGCTGATTACTCCATTGATCAGTGGCGCGATCGCTGCTTTATTTTACAGCCAAATTCAACGTTGGATTCTCAATCAACCCGATCCTCTCGCTCAGTTACAGGAATGGATTCCTTGGCTGAGTGCTATACTTCTCAGTGTCTTCGGCGTAATTGTCTTACCAACAATTTTCGCTACACCCTTTTTCAACTCCTTTGCGCTACCAAATCACGACTTTTCTATCGCAGTAGGTGCTATCGCTACTGTAAGTCTTACCATTGCTAGCTGGCGCGGGCTAGAAGCAATCAAAAGCCGAGGAAATGATTCCGAAGCCAAGAAAGAACAATTACAGGCTGTAGAGAAGCAATTAGGAAGATTCCAGGTTATCAGTGCTTGCTTCGTCGCCTTCGCCCACGGTTCCAACGATGTCGGTAACGCGATCGCCCCCCTCGCCGCGATCGCCTATATTCTCCGCACGGGTACAGTACCCATCGTAAATTTTGTCGTCCCCCTGTGGATTTTAATTCTCGGCGGTGCAGGAATCGTCGCTGGATTGGCAGCCTTTGGTAAAAACGTCATTACCACCGTCGGCGAAGAAATCATTACCCTGCAACCCAGTAGCGGCTTTTGCGCCGAAATCGCCACCGCTACGACAGTTTTAGTCGCCTCTCGCTTAGGCTTACCAGTTTCCACCTCCCAAGCTTTAGTGGGCGGTGTAGTGGGGATTGGCTTATTTGAGCAAAGCCAAAAAATCAAATTCCAAACCGTCCGAGCGGTAGTTCTCGCCTGGGTAATAACCTTACCAGCCACAGCTATTTTAAGCGCGATTGGCTTTACCGTACTGCGATCGCTGTTTTACTAGATAACCAGCAATCCGCGATGGGGCAAAGTCCAGCGCCCGATTAAGCGATCGCGAGTAACAAATTTAAGGTTATCCTGTTACCCAAGACTGAGAAGCTAACTTGGCAAATTTCTGGCTATTGGGAGATGTCCTCTAATACAATGTCAGCAATAACGACCAAGCAAAATCATCTCTTGAATTGGTAAAAAAATAAATTTCTGCCAGAGAAATTGGCGATTCGCTCCCGAAGTCGAAAGCGTAATTAGCGCCTTCAGCCTCGTGGAGATTCCTTCTCGGTCTAATGGTATTGAGGATAAAAGCAAATGGGGCAACTGGACAATCAACCAGAAAACTATCAAAACGTCGATCCTGGGGCAGCAGAAACGCGTCTGCGAGAAATAACTGATGAGTTGGAAAATCTGAAACAAAACTTTATTTTCCAGTTGTCTCAAGAAATTGAGCAACTCCAAATTAGAAAAAATCGCTTACAACAAGAAGTTGAGCAACTGGAATTAAACCGTCAGCAGCAACTCAATCGACAGCAAGAGTTAATACAGCAAATTGCCCCAGCCTTAGTTAATCAACTAGAAGATTTACTCAGACAGGGCTTAACTCTCTCAGCAAGAGATCGAGGAGCAAGCCCCAC encodes:
- the cobO gene encoding cob(I)yrinic acid a,c-diamide adenosyltransferase, which codes for MTIETSEQYKRKMQRRKEVQQQRVAERSVEKGLIIVHTGNGKGKTTAALGMVMRSLGHGFRVAIVQFIKGAWEPAEKAVLSQWKEQLVFHAMGEGFTWETQDRERDTQKAIEAWSTALEYICNPDFKLILLDEINVALKHNYLDVQTVLAGLEEKPTDTHVILTGRGAPSELIAQADLVTEMTLVKHPFREQGVKAQPGIEF
- a CDS encoding DUF1822 family protein; amino-acid sequence: MNNAETPFFIPLKISQESRHYAQQFAREQVTSEKSQEVFYNTLAVCAVYSFLEWMELPSNLNQSESWNSVVRRFHNVADLVISGIGKIECRPVLSEQKHFSLPPEVTEDRIGCVLVKFEPDLEQVKLLGFIPATAAKTLPEQIKIEDLQPLEDLTEYLDELQVKQNIVFAQSTINLSKWLANDFGEIIKAGWQTVQELLDLEEADLVPVTRFRSRGIPQNPVIRCKQINLGRQSANEAAILIVFVWEQDSENKGIRLQLRPSKGQMRLPTNLLFSLLDESGNLVEDTAGKPVEFKAKTNEPRFDIWFPAKLGEGFLVKLALNNTTFTESFSI
- a CDS encoding inorganic phosphate transporter — protein: MSSSFLQLGLTALLAFYVAWNLGANDVANSMGTSVGSKALTLRQAIIVAGVLEFSGAVIFGQNVSATLATEIVEPELFANTPKLLLLGMIAVLLAAGLWLQIATSFGLPVASSHAVVGAIAGFSWVAAGFNSVDWSNIGSITSAWLITPLISGAIAALFYSQIQRWILNQPDPLAQLQEWIPWLSAILLSVFGVIVLPTIFATPFFNSFALPNHDFSIAVGAIATVSLTIASWRGLEAIKSRGNDSEAKKEQLQAVEKQLGRFQVISACFVAFAHGSNDVGNAIAPLAAIAYILRTGTVPIVNFVVPLWILILGGAGIVAGLAAFGKNVITTVGEEIITLQPSSGFCAEIATATTVLVASRLGLPVSTSQALVGGVVGIGLFEQSQKIKFQTVRAVVLAWVITLPATAILSAIGFTVLRSLFY